A stretch of the Aphanothece sacrum FPU1 genome encodes the following:
- a CDS encoding glycosyltransferase, with product MNLSAFLQTVIKVSDRLTFEVMAYGKVILGTTVAFRGYPVASGKEGIICDRLDEYPSLIAQLLNNPKKRQ from the coding sequence ATGAATCTCTCGGCATTCTTACAAACCGTAATCAAAGTTAGTGATAGACTAACATTTGAAGTAATGGCTTATGGAAAAGTAATTCTTGGAACAACTGTAGCGTTTCGGGGTTATCCAGTCGCATCTGGCAAAGAAGGAATTATCTGCGATCGCTTAGATGAATATCCTTCTCTCATTGCTCAACTTTTGAATAATCCTAAAAAACGGCAATAA
- a CDS encoding transposase family protein encodes MDNYTWKHIQKHPQETKRLLGIDYHQLRQLIEQGKILRQRKQDEIEKKKIRIIKAGGGNHPKLSEEEQIILMLVYLRHHLSFQLLGLLFQISESSAHKFFDYWQKIFQDELPPSLLEQVKKCQEEMEKIREELTNHELIVDSAEQVIERPSDYEIQKKYYSGKQKRHTFKSQFVVLPKGADIVDVVVGKPGPMSDIRICRQTLNKFDSQQAFSGDKAYVGESQITTPQKKPKNGQLTEEQKEENKILSSKRIFVEHLIRVVKIFKIIQERFRLHKSRYDSIILTVCGLVRLRIGSLILEIIESADTGQVIDVVMSHNFSAKLDFDT; translated from the coding sequence ATGGACAATTACACTTGGAAACATATCCAGAAACATCCTCAAGAAACAAAAAGATTATTAGGAATTGATTATCACCAATTAAGGCAACTGATAGAACAAGGAAAAATTCTGCGCCAAAGAAAACAAGATGAAATCGAAAAAAAGAAAATTAGAATTATCAAAGCAGGAGGAGGAAATCATCCTAAACTCTCTGAGGAAGAACAAATTATTTTAATGTTAGTTTATCTAAGACATCACTTAAGTTTTCAATTGTTAGGCTTACTTTTTCAGATCAGTGAATCATCCGCTCATAAATTCTTTGATTATTGGCAAAAAATATTTCAAGATGAGTTACCACCAAGTCTCTTAGAACAAGTAAAAAAGTGTCAAGAAGAAATGGAAAAGATTCGGGAAGAATTAACCAATCATGAATTGATAGTAGACAGTGCTGAGCAAGTCATAGAAAGACCTTCCGACTATGAAATTCAGAAAAAATATTATTCAGGAAAACAAAAAAGACATACTTTTAAAAGTCAGTTTGTGGTTTTACCAAAGGGAGCGGATATTGTGGATGTAGTTGTAGGAAAACCCGGTCCTATGAGTGATATTAGAATCTGTCGCCAAACCCTAAATAAATTTGATTCTCAACAAGCTTTCAGTGGAGATAAAGCTTATGTAGGAGAATCTCAAATAACTACCCCACAGAAAAAGCCTAAGAACGGGCAATTAACTGAAGAACAAAAAGAAGAAAATAAAATTTTATCATCGAAGCGAATTTTTGTTGAACATCTAATTAGAGTCGTGAAAATATTTAAAATTATTCAAGAAAGATTTCGTTTACATAAAAGTCGATATGATTCAATTATTCTAACCGTTTGTGGCTTAGTAAGATTAAGAATTGGTTCTTTAATTTTAGAAATAATAGAATCGGCTGATACTGGTCAAGTAATTGACGTTGTAATGAGTCATAATTTTTCTGCAAAATTAGATTTTGATACTTGA
- the cimA gene encoding citramalate synthase: MCASNRIWIYDTTLRDGAQREGIALSLEDKLKIARQVDQMGIPFIEGGWPGANPKDVQFFWKLQEEPLTQAEVVAFCSTRRPNKIAAEDPLLKAILAAGTRWVTIFGKSWDLHVTEGLKTTLEENLKMIADTIEYLLSQGRRVIYDAEHWFDGYKQNPDYALKTLKAAKNAGAEWLVLCDTNGGTLPHDISQIVQDVARKLEIKPDTDSVQLGIHTHNDSGTAVANGLAGVIEGVRMVQGTINGYGERCGNANLCTLIPNLQLKMGYDCLTENQLIQLTKSSRLISEIVNLAPDDHAPFVGRSAFAHKGGIHVSAVQKNPLTYEHIKPEEIGNERRIVISEQSGLSNVLSKAKTFGIELNKDDIACRNILEKIKELEHEGYQFEAAEASFELLMRQALGQREILFQLQGFQVHCDRLYGEGMPYTNALATIKVTVNGEDRLEVAEGNGPVSALDSALRKALVNFYPKIAEFHLTDYKVRILDGGSGTSANTRVLIESSNGKERWTTLGVSPNILEASYQAVVEGIEYGLLLNSAIKETVK, translated from the coding sequence ATGTGTGCATCTAATCGGATTTGGATTTATGATACCACCCTCAGAGATGGGGCCCAACGAGAAGGAATTGCTCTATCCTTAGAAGATAAGCTCAAAATTGCCCGTCAAGTCGATCAAATGGGTATTCCTTTCATTGAAGGTGGTTGGCCCGGTGCAAATCCCAAAGATGTACAATTTTTCTGGAAATTACAAGAAGAACCCCTCACCCAAGCTGAAGTAGTCGCCTTTTGTTCTACTCGTCGTCCTAATAAAATTGCCGCCGAAGATCCCCTCTTAAAAGCAATTCTAGCCGCCGGAACCCGTTGGGTGACTATTTTCGGAAAATCTTGGGATCTCCACGTTACAGAGGGGCTTAAAACCACCCTAGAAGAAAATTTAAAGATGATAGCAGATACTATTGAGTATCTTCTTAGTCAAGGACGGCGGGTCATTTACGATGCAGAACACTGGTTTGATGGTTATAAACAAAACCCTGATTATGCCCTAAAAACCCTAAAAGCGGCGAAAAATGCCGGGGCAGAATGGTTAGTTTTGTGTGATACCAATGGGGGAACCTTACCTCACGATATTAGCCAAATTGTCCAGGATGTGGCCAGAAAATTAGAGATTAAACCGGATACGGATTCTGTGCAGTTGGGTATTCATACTCATAATGATTCAGGTACGGCCGTTGCTAATGGTTTGGCCGGGGTCATTGAAGGAGTCAGAATGGTACAAGGAACCATTAATGGTTATGGGGAACGATGTGGCAATGCTAATTTATGTACATTAATTCCCAATTTACAGTTAAAAATGGGCTATGATTGTTTAACCGAAAATCAGTTAATTCAACTGACAAAAAGCAGTCGTTTAATTAGTGAAATTGTCAATTTAGCCCCGGATGATCATGCGCCTTTTGTAGGACGTTCTGCTTTTGCTCATAAGGGAGGAATTCACGTATCAGCAGTGCAGAAAAATCCCTTAACTTATGAACATATTAAACCGGAAGAAATTGGCAATGAAAGACGTATTGTTATTTCTGAACAGTCAGGTTTAAGTAATGTTTTATCCAAGGCTAAAACCTTTGGAATTGAGTTAAATAAGGATGATATTGCTTGTCGTAATATATTAGAAAAAATCAAAGAATTAGAACATGAAGGCTATCAATTTGAAGCAGCAGAAGCGAGTTTTGAATTATTAATGCGTCAAGCTTTGGGACAGCGAGAAATTTTATTTCAACTGCAAGGTTTTCAAGTTCATTGTGATAGGTTGTATGGGGAAGGAATGCCCTATACTAATGCTTTAGCGACGATTAAAGTCACTGTGAATGGAGAAGATAGATTAGAAGTTGCTGAAGGCAATGGCCCCGTTTCGGCTTTAGATAGTGCCTTACGAAAAGCCTTAGTTAATTTTTATCCTAAAATTGCTGAATTTCATCTAACTGATTATAAGGTGAGAATTTTAGATGGAGGGTCAGGAACTTCAGCAAATACTCGTGTTTTAATTGAGTCGAGTAATGGCAAAGAACGCTGGACAACATTAGGAGTTTCTCCTAATATTTTAGAAGCCTCATATCAAGCAGTAGTAGAAGGAATTGAATATGGATTATTATTAAATTCTGCTATTAAAGAGACTGTTAAATAG
- the cysH gene encoding phosphoadenosine phosphosulfate reductase: protein MTHTNLVNSHTDNTYGTAYQVLHPHYTNQPELDLEAINQTLINANAQTMVQWAVNTFGDGLVMSTSFGIQAAVMLHLVTQVIPDIPVIWVDTGYLPPETYRFAQDLTERLQLNLKVYQSPLSPARMEALYGKLWDQNDVESLNRYDLIRKVEPMQRALQELNGTAWLAGLRSDQTNHRKSLSRVAKQGNHYKVHPILTWTSRDIYHYLTAYDLPYHPYFDQGYVSVGDWHSSRPVMAGDENERDSRFHGLKQECGLHLPLSPEAAKSLDSSNL, encoded by the coding sequence ATGACCCATACTAACTTGGTCAACTCTCATACAGATAACACTTACGGTACAGCCTATCAGGTTCTTCACCCTCATTATACCAATCAACCTGAATTAGACTTAGAAGCCATTAACCAAACCTTAATTAATGCTAATGCCCAAACAATGGTTCAATGGGCAGTTAATACCTTTGGTGATGGTTTAGTGATGAGTACCAGTTTTGGTATTCAAGCGGCCGTGATGTTACATCTAGTGACTCAAGTTATTCCTGATATTCCGGTGATTTGGGTCGATACAGGCTATCTTCCCCCGGAAACCTATAGATTTGCCCAAGACTTAACCGAACGCTTACAGCTTAATTTAAAAGTTTATCAATCTCCCCTCAGTCCTGCCCGCATGGAGGCTCTTTATGGTAAACTTTGGGATCAAAATGATGTGGAATCTCTCAATCGCTACGATTTAATTCGCAAGGTTGAACCGATGCAACGGGCCTTACAAGAGTTAAATGGGACAGCTTGGTTAGCAGGTTTAAGAAGTGATCAAACTAATCACCGTAAATCTCTTTCTCGTGTTGCTAAACAAGGAAATCATTATAAAGTTCATCCGATTTTAACTTGGACTTCTCGTGATATTTATCATTATTTAACTGCTTATGATCTTCCTTATCATCCCTATTTTGATCAAGGATATGTTTCTGTGGGTGATTGGCATTCTAGTCGTCCGGTAATGGCCGGGGATGAAAATGAAAGAGACAGTCGTTTTCATGGACTTAAACAAGAATGTGGTTTACATCTTCCTTTAAGTCCAGAAGCAGCTAAAAGTTTGGATTCTAGTAACCTTTAA
- a CDS encoding NAD(+) kinase — protein sequence MELKQVIIAYKAGDAQSKSWAQTCSRQLEARKCKVLMGPSGFKDNPYPVFLSSVTDKIDLAVVLGGDGTILASARQLAPEGIPILAVNVGGHLGFLTEPFELFEDTENVWDRLQGDRYAMLQRMMLEARLFEGDRLSPKQSSERFYCLNEMCVKPASIDRMPTAVLEMEVDGQIVDQYQGDGLLVATPTGSTCYSASANGPIIHPGMDAISVTPICPLSLSSRPIVIPPRSVVNIWPLGDYELNTKLWTDSSLATSIWPGQWASVRMADCMARFIILRENYSFYQTLREKLQWAGARIRYNNNHRVS from the coding sequence GTGGAACTTAAACAAGTTATTATTGCCTATAAAGCGGGGGATGCTCAAAGTAAATCTTGGGCCCAGACCTGTTCTCGGCAATTAGAAGCCCGCAAATGTAAAGTATTAATGGGGCCGAGTGGGTTTAAAGATAATCCTTATCCAGTGTTTCTGTCTTCAGTAACGGATAAGATTGATCTAGCTGTTGTCTTAGGGGGGGATGGTACCATATTAGCCTCTGCCCGACAATTAGCCCCCGAAGGAATTCCTATTTTAGCGGTCAATGTGGGGGGACATCTAGGGTTTTTGACCGAACCTTTTGAACTATTTGAAGATACAGAAAATGTTTGGGATCGTCTTCAAGGCGATCGCTATGCTATGTTACAAAGGATGATGTTAGAAGCGCGTTTATTTGAAGGCGATCGCTTATCTCCTAAACAAAGTAGTGAACGTTTTTATTGTCTCAATGAAATGTGTGTTAAACCCGCCAGTATTGACCGAATGCCAACGGCGGTGTTAGAAATGGAAGTAGATGGGCAAATAGTAGATCAATATCAAGGAGATGGTTTATTAGTGGCCACTCCTACGGGATCAACTTGTTATAGTGCGTCAGCAAATGGCCCTATTATCCATCCAGGGATGGATGCTATCTCCGTGACTCCTATTTGTCCTTTGAGTCTTTCAAGTCGTCCTATTGTTATTCCTCCCCGTTCGGTAGTCAATATTTGGCCCTTGGGGGATTATGAATTAAATACTAAGTTATGGACAGATAGTTCTTTAGCTACGTCTATTTGGCCCGGACAATGGGCCTCTGTCAGAATGGCTGATTGTATGGCTAGATTCATTATTTTGCGGGAAAATTACTCCTTTTATCAAACCCTCAGAGAAAAATTACAATGGGCAGGTGCCAGAATTCGTTATAACAATAATCATCGAGTCTCTTGA
- a CDS encoding photosystem II manganese-stabilizing polypeptide: MKFRALIIAFLALCLGLITACSDGPANAVNPQDLTYDEILNTGLANLCPQMSEFTRGSLPVEAGKTYLVEDLCLQPEEYFVKEEPVNKRQKAEYVAGKLLTRYTTSLEQITGKITVSNDGVLTFSEKEGMDFQPVTVQLPGGEQVPFFFTIKNLVGITEPGFSSINSSTDFEGSFKVPSYRGATFLDPKGRGLATGYDNAVALPATADNDEYANVKQTPIGKGSISLRVTKVDKETGEIGGVFESEQPSDTDLGAQEPLEVKIRGSFYARVQPAS, translated from the coding sequence ATGAAGTTTCGTGCATTAATTATTGCTTTTTTGGCTCTATGCTTAGGGTTAATAACAGCTTGTAGTGATGGGCCTGCTAATGCGGTTAATCCCCAGGATTTAACCTATGATGAGATTTTGAATACCGGATTGGCTAATCTATGCCCCCAAATGTCTGAATTTACACGGGGTTCTTTACCCGTTGAAGCAGGTAAAACTTACTTAGTTGAAGATTTGTGTCTTCAACCCGAAGAATATTTTGTTAAGGAAGAACCTGTTAATAAACGACAAAAGGCAGAATATGTTGCTGGGAAGCTCTTAACTCGTTATACAACCAGTTTAGAGCAAATTACTGGAAAAATCACCGTCAGTAACGATGGGGTTTTAACCTTTTCTGAAAAAGAAGGGATGGATTTTCAACCTGTGACAGTTCAGTTACCTGGTGGTGAACAAGTTCCTTTCTTCTTTACTATCAAAAACTTAGTGGGTATTACTGAACCTGGATTCAGTTCTATCAACAGTTCTACTGATTTTGAAGGCTCTTTTAAAGTTCCTTCTTATCGGGGGGCAACTTTTCTTGATCCTAAAGGTCGTGGGTTAGCTACTGGTTATGATAATGCGGTTGCTTTACCTGCAACGGCTGATAATGACGAATATGCTAATGTGAAGCAAACTCCTATTGGTAAAGGGTCTATTTCTCTACGAGTCACTAAAGTTGATAAGGAAACTGGAGAAATTGGTGGGGTGTTTGAAAGTGAACAGCCTTCTGATACTGATTTAGGCGCGCAAGAACCTCTTGAGGTAAAAATTCGGGGTAGTTTCTACGCTCGCGTTCAACCTGCATCCTAA
- a CDS encoding IS630 family transposase — translation MAKPYSYDLRQKVINAVSLRECESTELDGLKKSEASELFNISRNTIDLWLKRLKETGDFARQKFSEEIARYKPEQRVYIDEAGMDNREDYGYGYNERGKRFYALKSGRREGRVNMIAALCNGELFAPFTVEGACNRIVFETWLETCLIPSLKPGQIVIADNATFHKGGRIKELIEAAGCQLKYLPPYSPDLNKIERCWSWLKSRIRKKISQFDCLRDAMEDVLRTVS, via the coding sequence ATGGCTAAACCCTACAGTTATGACCTGCGCCAGAAAGTCATTAATGCGGTCTCGCTGCGCGAGTGCGAAAGCACCGAGCTTGATGGACTCAAAAAGAGTGAAGCAAGCGAACTATTCAACATTAGTCGTAATACCATAGATTTATGGCTGAAGCGTCTTAAAGAAACAGGAGACTTCGCTAGACAGAAATTCTCTGAAGAAATAGCTAGATATAAACCTGAGCAAAGAGTTTATATAGATGAGGCGGGCATGGATAATAGAGAAGATTATGGCTATGGTTATAATGAAAGAGGAAAACGTTTTTATGCACTCAAAAGTGGGAGGAGGGAAGGACGAGTTAATATGATTGCTGCCTTGTGTAATGGAGAGCTGTTCGCTCCGTTTACTGTTGAAGGAGCTTGTAATAGAATCGTTTTTGAAACGTGGCTAGAAACTTGTTTGATCCCATCACTAAAACCGGGTCAAATAGTGATTGCCGATAATGCTACCTTTCATAAAGGTGGACGTATTAAAGAATTAATTGAAGCTGCTGGTTGCCAGTTAAAATACTTGCCACCTTATTCACCTGACCTTAATAAAATTGAGCGATGCTGGTCATGGTTAAAGAGTCGAATTCGTAAAAAAATTAGTCAGTTTGACTGTCTCCGGGATGCCATGGAAGATGTGCTTCGCACAGTGTCCTAA
- a CDS encoding DUF1622 domain-containing protein, producing the protein MLKLITETTQTIKLVEYLEANLHQWVLLFKLLLDFVSVVCVVYGFFVSVRSVIIAFPRSRSFPLAQLRLEFASWLALALEFQLGADVVATTVAPSFEALGKLGIIAVIRTFLNYFLTKELDAKRSQDKVS; encoded by the coding sequence ATGCTAAAATTGATTACAGAAACTACACAGACTATAAAATTAGTCGAATATCTTGAAGCAAATTTACATCAATGGGTGCTGTTGTTTAAGCTCTTATTAGACTTTGTTTCTGTGGTTTGTGTTGTCTATGGTTTTTTTGTTTCAGTCCGTTCGGTCATAATCGCTTTTCCTCGTAGTCGTTCTTTTCCTTTGGCCCAACTGCGATTAGAATTTGCCTCTTGGCTGGCTTTAGCTTTAGAATTTCAATTAGGAGCGGATGTGGTGGCAACTACTGTGGCCCCTTCTTTTGAGGCTTTAGGCAAATTAGGTATCATTGCTGTGATTCGGACTTTTCTTAACTATTTTTTAACAAAAGAACTAGATGCTAAGCGATCACAAGATAAAGTATCTTAA
- a CDS encoding V4R domain-containing protein, whose product MVFTSIPTQKLSQQAEHILKKKYPKRHHHYGLDDFFCFQTNTGTIIDWNESRNILTSEDFIIGLMEGLEQEVGSAAGVVLYSIGLEWGKRDADFFQKWFYSEYGYQKPLNQLNLLYVLEAWWWPFTAQGWGNWEVDMSEQKNGFMFVNIFDSAVARTLGDVGKPVCHIYAGLLAGFFGNLVKKDLSCIEIQCYAMGETFCKFLLGKQNRIDAATFWLNEGAHAKDIEKRLQNGEYLK is encoded by the coding sequence ATGGTCTTCACCTCAATTCCCACACAGAAACTCTCTCAACAAGCAGAGCATATTTTAAAGAAAAAATATCCCAAAAGACATCATCATTATGGACTAGACGATTTTTTCTGTTTTCAAACTAATACAGGTACTATTATTGATTGGAATGAATCCCGTAATATTCTCACCAGTGAAGATTTTATCATTGGTTTAATGGAAGGACTCGAACAAGAAGTAGGAAGTGCCGCAGGAGTTGTCCTTTATAGTATTGGTCTTGAATGGGGTAAACGAGATGCTGACTTTTTTCAAAAATGGTTTTATAGTGAATACGGATACCAAAAACCTCTTAATCAACTCAATCTTTTATATGTTTTAGAGGCTTGGTGGTGGCCTTTTACCGCTCAAGGTTGGGGTAACTGGGAAGTAGATATGAGCGAACAGAAAAACGGTTTCATGTTCGTCAATATTTTTGATTCTGCTGTAGCAAGAACTTTAGGAGATGTGGGTAAACCCGTCTGTCACATTTACGCCGGACTCTTAGCCGGATTTTTTGGCAATTTAGTCAAAAAAGACTTAAGCTGTATCGAAATTCAATGTTATGCCATGGGGGAAACCTTTTGTAAATTCCTCTTAGGGAAACAAAATCGCATTGATGCGGCTACGTTTTGGCTAAATGAGGGGGCCCACGCGAAAGATATCGAAAAACGCCTACAAAATGGGGAGTATCTCAAGTGA
- a CDS encoding phycobilisome protein, with amino-acid sequence MQIDFQEVFYAAEDHYLQPEEIANFKNQVNSLKERLATYKWLRDQEISLFQPIANGLLRDFPNTKTELIERALKHWIAVMRYGSMAMLLNNPDYFQHRLLEWLTDIIHAHEMVAIEQRLYERLQDSLYEMLPQEQWQLLKPFLSQAHHTLLESNTNLQPILVGE; translated from the coding sequence ATGCAAATAGACTTTCAAGAAGTATTTTATGCGGCTGAAGATCATTATCTTCAACCAGAAGAAATTGCCAACTTTAAAAATCAAGTAAATTCTCTAAAAGAACGGTTAGCTACTTATAAATGGTTACGAGATCAAGAGATTTCTTTATTTCAACCCATTGCTAATGGTTTATTAAGAGACTTTCCTAACACTAAGACTGAACTCATTGAAAGAGCATTAAAACATTGGATTGCGGTGATGCGTTATGGGTCTATGGCCATGTTACTCAATAACCCTGATTATTTCCAACATAGACTTTTAGAATGGTTAACCGATATCATTCATGCTCATGAAATGGTAGCCATAGAACAGCGTCTTTATGAGCGATTACAAGACAGTTTATACGAGATGCTACCTCAAGAACAATGGCAATTACTTAAACCTTTCTTATCTCAAGCTCATCATACTTTACTTGAATCTAACACCAATCTTCAACCTATTTTAGTCGGAGAATAA
- a CDS encoding V4R domain-containing protein, whose amino-acid sequence MIDIANLIQDNPVKGNYFSPDAYVQGDFEFGLLENRSGSRLLALPETLLQALYAALENELGQGSGVALFSCGLWWGKSFYRRFAEEVGKYYGKPLASMEMIEFLQCLKQCWKTHGWGTLEIDFKYYQQGFLLAKIINSPFAQFAPQNKRPMCFFEAGILSAFLSEITEEKLHCIQTSCESMGADCNDFVIGIAERINPASAWLEEGHDHGTIMELLCRNQSIIN is encoded by the coding sequence ATGATTGATATTGCTAATTTAATCCAAGATAATCCAGTTAAGGGTAACTATTTTTCTCCTGATGCTTATGTTCAAGGTGACTTTGAATTTGGGTTGCTTGAAAACCGTAGTGGTTCTCGTCTTTTAGCTTTACCTGAAACCTTATTACAAGCTCTTTATGCAGCTTTAGAAAACGAATTAGGTCAAGGAAGTGGTGTTGCTTTGTTTAGTTGTGGCCTTTGGTGGGGTAAAAGCTTTTATCGACGGTTTGCAGAAGAAGTTGGAAAATATTATGGTAAACCTTTAGCAAGCATGGAAATGATCGAATTTTTGCAATGTTTAAAACAATGCTGGAAAACTCATGGATGGGGAACTTTAGAAATTGATTTTAAATATTATCAACAGGGATTTTTACTTGCTAAAATTATCAATTCTCCCTTTGCTCAATTTGCTCCCCAAAATAAACGTCCGATGTGTTTTTTTGAAGCAGGAATTTTAAGTGCTTTTTTAAGTGAAATTACTGAAGAAAAATTACATTGTATCCAAACATCTTGTGAGTCTATGGGAGCCGATTGTAATGATTTTGTGATTGGTATAGCTGAAAGAATTAATCCGGCTTCAGCTTGGTTAGAAGAAGGACATGATCATGGAACGATTATGGAACTTTTGTGTCGTAATCAATCTATTATTAATTAA
- a CDS encoding 2Fe-2S iron-sulfur cluster-binding protein: protein MAKIVKLDPMNTEVSIQTNDNILSALLKNELNVLKECGGRGMCSTCHVFIKEGTDGLSPVNRREIRTLEVITTAQKFSRLACQARVIGPGVVVEVPSGMYVNQIDNIEDLIGRRAEQDILHPLTGSVLVEAGKLVTRSMITQLNNTKVEVSDYLQKTQDI, encoded by the coding sequence ATGGCAAAAATTGTTAAACTCGATCCGATGAATACAGAAGTTTCTATTCAAACTAATGACAATATTCTCAGTGCTTTATTAAAGAATGAACTTAATGTTTTGAAGGAGTGCGGAGGGCGAGGAATGTGTTCTACTTGCCATGTCTTTATTAAAGAAGGAACGGACGGTTTATCCCCTGTTAACCGACGAGAAATTAGAACCTTAGAAGTGATTACAACGGCTCAAAAATTCTCTCGACTTGCTTGTCAAGCACGGGTTATTGGGCCGGGAGTTGTGGTTGAAGTTCCTTCTGGGATGTATGTCAATCAAATTGACAATATTGAAGATTTAATTGGCCGTCGTGCTGAACAAGATATCTTACATCCTTTGACAGGTTCAGTATTAGTAGAAGCGGGTAAATTAGTCACTCGTTCTATGATTACTCAACTCAACAATACTAAGGTAGAAGTATCTGATTATTTGCAAAAAACTCAGGATATTTAA
- a CDS encoding allophycocyanin, translated as MLTQLSRLNLQADGQYATDQELQFLEDYLNSAEQRIRTYEKIRENESSILVEVETKMHELNKNNSLFFMGQHEKEICRRDRQNAVRYSSAAMLINDLDRLRDGLLIWVQTIVRAVGYKYFVGTHYPIIQEVIKQYLTPEEAALILPALQIDCTILGA; from the coding sequence ATGTTAACCCAATTATCACGGTTAAATTTACAGGCTGATGGTCAATATGCTACTGATCAAGAATTACAATTTCTTGAAGATTATTTGAATTCAGCAGAGCAAAGGATTCGTACTTATGAAAAAATTAGAGAAAATGAATCTTCTATTCTGGTGGAAGTAGAAACAAAAATGCACGAATTAAACAAAAATAATTCTTTATTTTTTATGGGACAACATGAAAAAGAAATTTGTCGGCGTGATCGTCAAAATGCTGTTCGTTATAGTAGTGCTGCCATGTTAATTAATGATCTTGATCGGTTACGAGATGGATTATTAATTTGGGTACAAACTATTGTGCGGGCCGTGGGTTATAAATACTTTGTTGGAACTCATTACCCAATTATTCAAGAAGTAATTAAACAATATCTTACTCCTGAAGAAGCGGCTCTTATTTTGCCGGCCTTACAAATAGATTGTACCATTCTTGGAGCTTAA
- a CDS encoding 2Fe-2S iron-sulfur cluster-binding protein, producing MNNTDNHNFNVALVNENKGLAKTIEVSDEEYILDMAEIQGIKHPYSCRAASCFDCLARVVEGTVEQTEKAISFLRPDELDAGYILLCAASPKSHCKIITHQAEEYLD from the coding sequence ATGAATAATACTGATAATCATAACTTTAATGTTGCCTTAGTTAATGAAAACAAAGGATTAGCAAAAACAATTGAAGTCTCAGATGAAGAATATATACTAGATATGGCAGAAATTCAAGGAATAAAACATCCTTATTCTTGCCGTGCAGCCTCTTGTTTTGACTGTTTAGCTAGAGTTGTAGAAGGAACAGTTGAACAAACAGAAAAAGCAATTTCTTTCCTCAGACCGGATGAACTTGATGCTGGATATATTTTACTTTGTGCTGCCTCACCTAAGTCACATTGTAAGATTATTACTCATCAAGCTGAGGAATATTTAGACTAG